TGAAGCATGGAAATATCACTGAGCTTTATTGCTTAACGTACGATTTGTTTTCTCCATGCATAGCTATAGATAAATTCAGAAGTTTCGAAGTGTGATCCAGCATCCAGCCAGTAATCTTCGACTCAAAATGTTTGTATCGTCtcgttttgtttaattttacactataatttaattaaataataataattaatccaACGCCGTGAAAATCATACTAAttattaagagaaaaaaaaagtaggtaaataattgttttaaagTCATGTCCTCACTATCTAAAGACAAACAGCCAACTGAAACACTTTAATAAAGTTcgatttttcatttaaattattacacttttcattttgaagattttaaataataatttaatctttaaataatatttacgtgTACGTAAATTTGAGTGTAGACTTGACGTTTATGCTTTCTTATTTTAATGCAACAAAAATAAAGCCACAAAGGGTTTCCATCAATTACAAGCTAATTAGGGCTAAggtaaaagaatatttttgaaTCGAAATTAAATCGTATATTTTACGatggtaaaatataattttattattttaatagtttatatatttgtaaattttaaaagattaaattaaactttatcatttttaaaaaactaaattataattgtatcattattaatttaaaattttataaattataaaaagtgtaaataaattttttctattttagaaaaGACCTGCTAATCCCCTGGCCACTGAAGCTAATGATTAGTTTACAACTTTTTCTAAAAGAAGGTTTAAATtgttttctaataaatatttaaatcgAATTTAGTTTAGCCATTAAAAGgtccattaaaaatataattaggatagccattaataattaaaatattcaataaaattttaacgttAGTACTTCGTTATTATTACGGTTGAAAATTGCTTGAAAAATATAGTAGAAAAGTGCTGTGAAAAAtatggtttaataattttaatgttcttcATTGTTGTAAAAATTACGATTGAAggttaaaatgtatttttttgaacaagaaagtgaaaattaaaaactagttaaattatataatatttaaataatttaatataatgatatataaaatataaattttaaatacttttagagtaattaatatatattatttgtaaaactAATGGTCCATAAATTATTTTGTCTcaatattattcaatttcaaaattttaattttgactcaTTCAATAGTTGCTAAGTTcgtttactaaaataatattgacTTTTTTTATAGGTactatatgaaaataataagctgacattatattttatgtgtgataatatgtttgtcaCATGATATTAGCGTATAACAATTACTGTTTAAATCTGCAACTTGGGTATAGAATAAAGACTAACATAAAAATCTGACCTAAAAATACTAGGCACTACTTTTGGGTCTGATTCGAAATTCCATCCTTCTACTTTATGAAACTTGAAAAACTAATTTAGAATTTGGTCCTCGTACTtaattaaaagtgaaaaataaatcgAGTTGCTAGTACAGACATGAATCCATGGTTATGGTTATACCAAGATTCTTCTGACTATACTTGGATCAAGAacaaacttataaaaaataaaaaataaaaaatcatacaatttaggcaggttcataaaataatacCCATATAAATATCCTAACGAttgagtttaaaatatttattatacaaTTCAAAGATGATTCAGGCTTACATCTTCAATGGAGGAAGAAGGAGCTTACGAGAAGTGGTGCACCATCGAGCATACGAAGCATGGAGGTTAGGCCAGTCGGAAGATGGGCAATACGTGAAATGGTGAAGCCAAAGCGAAAGCACTTGCTCCTGCTCTTTGTGTTGTAGCATGTCGACGGTGTCTTCCAATATCTTCTCGAGCTCGGCTCTTTCGCTTAGGCTCAGTACCGGCATGTCCGTGCCGTTACTACCTCTGCACAACAATGGCAGCCATGAAGTTAGCATCTTCATCTTCGTTTGCCTCGACCCTTCTTCGGTCTCATCCGAATCCATATCCTTCATTTGTTTGAATAAGAAAGCTGCATTATGAATAAACATGCGTAAGAAGTTATGTTACTCGGACTCGGGTCATTTAAGATACAGGTAACAACATAAACACCAAGGTACCTAAAagtcatttatcaaaataatcatgGACTTGTCTTTTGGGTCCCTATGTTGAAAGAATGAAAGATTACGTGAGGGAAATGTACAACAAATACCACCAAATTGATAGTCAAACAAGATTAAGAGGGTTCGAGATTTGGCATAAAATAGACCAAGTCCCTATTGGAAGAATATTGTAAGCACTGTCAGCCATTAGAACAGGCGAACGGCCTAAGACTTTGTCTTTTTGGACTATTTTTCTTTgctcaaattatgattttggtcCCATACTTCAATTCTAAATTTCTCGTCTTTTTCAATGTCATTGTTAGTAAAGttgattacattttagtcacttatgtttaagATGTTAagttttagtcacttaagttAACATGCTATAACATTTTAGTCTTTGAGCTGTTAATTGTCATTAACAATGTAACgctaagctgacgtggcacgttaaatcatcatttcaaacaaaaattttaggttaaagtATACAATTAGttcccatatttttttttattttgaacgatttaattttttttcttttatattttttaattttcttctttttttcattcttttctgtttcttactttgttttcctcctttgtattttttaatgtgatttttctatattttctatttgttaaaattaaatgggaagaagaaaaggaaaattaaaattttcaagaaaataaaaatacagagACTAATTctaataaatggaaaaactatgttaaaagagatagaaattaaaagaagaaaataaaggaaaatgcaaaagagaatgaaaaaagaatataaattaaattgcttaaaacaaaaaaatattaagaccaattgtataatttaacctaaaatatttatttgaaatgatgatttaatgtgtcaTGTTAACTTAACATTATaccattaacgacaattaatggCTCAAAGACTAAAATGTTATAGCATATTAACATAATgttaacataagtgactaaaatgtaatatgagataaataaaaataattattttaataatttacccttaaatttaatactattaATCAAAATTCTGACATGTATTTTAGGATAGTTGAAGgactaaaatcttaaaattttaggataGTAGAAGGACTAAAACCAAAAATAGAGGGAAACATACCCGAAAGCTTAACCAGGGAACCTTGAAGACGCGGTTCAGCCGACAAAGAAAGCGCGGCGAGATTTGAAGCCGATGCCCATCTCTCAACAGCCTCTTCCTCAAATCCACAACCAGCCAATTCCTCCGCCAACCAAAGCAACTCAGCCGCCAGCTTCTCCGCCGAATTCCCCGAACGGCTCACACCCACTCTCCCACTCCCTACCCCAACCGCACGTAAAAGCCGGTTCAACTGATAACAAACCGGTCCAAACCCAGCACCATAATGACCGACCCTGCCTTGCCCCAATTCAACCATTGCAGCTTCAACCAGGCAAAGTGTCCTCGAAAAAGCCGCCGATAAAACCGTCCGATTCATTTCACGCAAAGCTTCAATGTCTTCCTTATTGTTCTCTTCTATAAGCCGTTCCGCTAAAGATCGAACGATCCCATACTTGCTCGAGCTAACAGGAATGTCATTAACGCTCCACAGCAGCTGCGAAAGTGCCCGACCGATCCCCGTGTCACCAACACCACCATAGCCAACGAAGTAGCCGCTGCTTTGGGTGGAATTAAAGGTGTAATCATCGTCGGCttttaaaaattgtgaaaaagaaggGAACAAGCGtaggaagaagagaaaagaagcaATGACGAGATAACGAAAGATTTCGAGTACCTTGTATTTTTCTGCTAAAACCAAGATGGATTTATCGGCATAAACAAGTAAAGAAGTCACTGTGTTGCGAAGGAGTAATGGTGCCATGAAAACTGCAGAGTTCTCCATCATGCCCATGCTTTATTTTCTCCCTTTTCCTTCGGTTTTTTTGTGGGATATGGTTTGATTGTGTAAGTAAAGGGAAGAACTTTGATGGGGTTAAAGAATTGAGGAAGAAGAAGGAAGTGAATTTGTAGGTTTTAGGCTTATTGGGGTTGAATCGAAATTGTTTAATATACGAGGGATGGAGATTTGTGGGTAATAGTTCTCAATGGGAATCTCGAGTATATACTGTCGGAAAATCTTGGATTATCTCTTGGAccaagttaaaaaatataaaattattaggtAGCCGATGTATTTCGAAAACTATACAAATCTTCactcaattataatttttgattttattttaatcacttttttatttagtcactaaatttttaaaattaaacattttagttaacaatttttta
The sequence above is a segment of the Gossypium raimondii isolate GPD5lz chromosome 4, ASM2569854v1, whole genome shotgun sequence genome. Coding sequences within it:
- the LOC105780126 gene encoding uncharacterized protein LOC105780126; this translates as MGMMENSAVFMAPLLLRNTVTSLLVYADKSILVLAEKYKVLEIFRYLVIASFLFFLRLFPSFSQFLKADDDYTFNSTQSSGYFVGYGGVGDTGIGRALSQLLWSVNDIPVSSSKYGIVRSLAERLIEENNKEDIEALREMNRTVLSAAFSRTLCLVEAAMVELGQGRVGHYGAGFGPVCYQLNRLLRAVGVGSGRVGVSRSGNSAEKLAAELLWLAEELAGCGFEEEAVERWASASNLAALSLSAEPRLQGSLVKLSAFLFKQMKDMDSDETEEGSRQTKMKMLTSWLPLLCRGSNGTDMPVLSLSERAELEKILEDTVDMLQHKEQEQVLSLWLHHFTYCPSSDWPNLHASYARWCTTSRKLLLPPLKM